In one window of Massilibacterium senegalense DNA:
- a CDS encoding cell division protein FtsQ/DivIB encodes MSSEQNKIVNIEDRIPKLKEHRKKKANRRLLLYMSIFFLLILLTIYLQSPYSEIKKITIKGNYYVNEGLIIQKSGLHSGKNMWGFQATFIEKRVNEIPYIETTTVSRKLPNEIRIIVKEFEPTAYIKGDKGFIPVLQNGETLPSISNRSLKLDAPIIVGFNEKKEDVPLVAEQITKLPTTINRRVSEIHRIEVNGQVLLKVYTTDQLIVIAPFSDFAEKMMLYPSIIKQITPGEKGIIHLEVSPYFEAIPPEGSENE; translated from the coding sequence ATGAGTTCGGAACAAAATAAAATTGTGAATATTGAGGATCGTATTCCGAAGTTAAAAGAGCATCGAAAAAAGAAGGCCAATCGTCGGTTATTATTATACATGTCCATTTTTTTTCTGCTCATTTTATTAACCATTTATCTCCAATCTCCTTATAGTGAAATTAAAAAAATTACAATTAAGGGAAATTATTATGTAAATGAGGGATTGATCATTCAAAAAAGCGGACTTCATTCTGGGAAAAATATGTGGGGCTTTCAAGCGACGTTTATCGAAAAAAGAGTGAATGAAATTCCCTACATTGAAACAACCACGGTTTCAAGAAAACTGCCGAATGAAATTCGTATTATTGTAAAAGAATTTGAACCTACAGCGTACATAAAAGGTGACAAAGGTTTTATACCCGTTTTACAAAACGGGGAAACGTTGCCATCTATTTCTAATCGATCCTTGAAGTTAGACGCCCCTATTATTGTCGGGTTCAACGAAAAAAAAGAAGACGTTCCATTAGTTGCGGAACAAATTACAAAATTACCAACGACAATTAATAGACGTGTATCTGAAATTCATCGAATAGAAGTGAACGGGCAAGTGTTATTAAAAGTGTATACAACCGATCAATTGATAGTAATCGCTCCTTTTTCCGACTTTGCTGAAAAAATGATGTTATATCCATCGATTATTAAACAAATTACACCAGGGGAAAAAGGGATTATTCATTTAGAAGTCAGTCCTTATTTTGAAGCAATTCCTCCTGAAGGTAGTGAAAATGAATGA
- a CDS encoding DUF881 domain-containing protein has translation MKVKERHLWLSIVLFVFGFMVAISYQYAQKTKKAQDFLWERESNLQSELIAAEEKSLKYEQRLRVLKEEVEQEEQKKQSKEADTANIVQKINEYRLITGEKDVSGPGVVVTLSDSQYELGKVNPNDYIVHERHIRQVISELNVAGAEAISVNGQRLTNRSYISCIGPVILVDGKEFPAPFTIEAIGNQTTLHKALTLKGSLVDQLVQDGIEVKIETKDKLEMRAVYGREGAIK, from the coding sequence ATGAAGGTAAAAGAACGTCATTTATGGCTCTCTATTGTACTATTTGTTTTTGGCTTTATGGTTGCTATTTCCTATCAATATGCACAAAAAACAAAAAAAGCACAAGATTTTTTGTGGGAAAGAGAGTCTAATTTACAATCAGAACTTATTGCAGCAGAAGAAAAAAGTTTGAAATATGAACAAAGATTACGTGTATTAAAAGAGGAAGTAGAACAAGAAGAGCAAAAAAAACAATCAAAGGAAGCGGATACTGCAAATATTGTGCAAAAAATTAATGAATACCGATTAATCACTGGTGAAAAAGATGTTTCAGGACCTGGAGTAGTTGTTACGTTATCTGATTCACAATATGAATTAGGGAAAGTAAATCCTAATGATTACATTGTTCATGAGCGTCACATTCGCCAAGTTATTTCAGAATTAAATGTCGCAGGAGCAGAAGCGATTAGTGTCAATGGTCAAAGGTTAACAAATCGTTCGTATATTTCATGTATTGGCCCAGTTATATTAGTCGATGGGAAAGAGTTTCCTGCTCCTTTTACAATTGAAGCAATAGGTAATCAAACGACATTACATAAAGCTTTAACGTTAAAAGGAAGTTTGGTGGATCAGCTCGTACAAGATGGCATTGAAGTGAAAATAGAAACAAAAGATAAGCTTGAAATGAGAGCTGTATATGGTAGGGAAGGAGCTATCAAATGA